The following coding sequences lie in one Listeria ivanovii subsp. londoniensis genomic window:
- a CDS encoding isochorismate synthase MenF, with the protein MNTKLPLDLFNQAKRSASQDEPALFSWVTELDELVSPVKLFKKAGTAFKGERFFWQNPEMTLTMTGFGVTKQFLAEKKKDAFLGLQEKIDERLRTSVTNATVDATGPLYFGGFAFDPERDTEKEWQSFKDGLFYLPLFMLTNKNGKSYLTVNLSIYSDDTESKLDAVFNQWQKIIHQEVNEAEMALLTDSKELGKEHFMETASEIIDMINHSEDVKKVVLARRMGLRFQRQVDSAIILENMLATQENSYFFLIEKGTGVFFGASPERLLAVNEDTIYSSCVAGSTERGATSEEDEALGKALLGDAKNLREHSYVVQMMEETLKPFTTGLSLSSQPVLLKNRDIQHLYMNITAKKKPDVTMLEMVKALHPTPALGGLPQKMGLAIIRMKEEMDRGLYGAPIGWIDMKGQGEFAVAIRSGLIVDSQGVLYAGCGIVGDSVPKDELKETEVKFQPMLRVLGGIKK; encoded by the coding sequence ATGAATACTAAATTGCCTCTTGATTTATTTAATCAAGCGAAACGTAGCGCAAGCCAAGATGAACCTGCACTATTTAGCTGGGTAACGGAACTCGATGAATTAGTTTCCCCAGTTAAACTATTTAAAAAGGCAGGTACTGCTTTTAAAGGTGAACGATTTTTCTGGCAAAATCCAGAAATGACACTGACAATGACTGGCTTTGGCGTAACGAAACAATTTTTAGCAGAGAAGAAAAAAGATGCTTTTCTTGGACTGCAAGAAAAAATTGACGAGCGATTGCGCACCAGCGTAACAAATGCCACCGTGGATGCAACTGGCCCGCTTTATTTTGGCGGTTTTGCCTTTGATCCTGAACGTGATACTGAAAAAGAATGGCAAAGCTTTAAAGATGGCTTGTTTTACTTACCATTATTTATGTTGACGAATAAAAATGGCAAAAGTTACCTAACTGTCAATTTATCGATTTATTCCGATGACACAGAGAGTAAATTAGATGCTGTTTTTAATCAATGGCAAAAAATCATTCATCAAGAGGTTAATGAAGCAGAAATGGCTTTACTAACAGATTCTAAAGAGCTAGGGAAAGAACATTTCATGGAAACTGCGAGTGAAATCATAGATATGATTAACCATTCGGAAGACGTGAAAAAAGTGGTTCTAGCTAGGCGAATGGGGCTTCGTTTCCAACGACAAGTAGATAGTGCAATTATTTTGGAAAATATGCTGGCAACACAAGAAAATAGTTATTTCTTTCTTATTGAAAAAGGGACTGGGGTTTTCTTTGGGGCAAGCCCAGAGCGATTACTTGCAGTGAATGAAGATACGATTTATTCTTCTTGCGTAGCGGGTTCCACCGAGCGCGGCGCAACAAGCGAAGAAGATGAAGCACTTGGGAAAGCTTTATTAGGCGATGCGAAAAATTTACGAGAGCATTCCTATGTTGTACAAATGATGGAAGAAACATTAAAACCGTTTACAACGGGGCTATCACTGTCCAGTCAACCAGTTTTATTAAAAAACCGTGATATCCAACATCTTTATATGAATATTACTGCGAAGAAAAAGCCAGATGTAACGATGCTTGAAATGGTAAAAGCGCTTCACCCAACTCCTGCACTTGGTGGATTGCCTCAAAAAATGGGTCTCGCGATTATTCGAATGAAAGAAGAAATGGACCGCGGGCTTTATGGTGCTCCGATTGGCTGGATTGATATGAAAGGCCAAGGGGAATTTGCTGTTGCGATTCGTTCTGGTTTAATTGTTGATTCACAAGGAGTATTGTATGCAGGTTGCGGAATTGTTGGAGATTCCGTACCAAAAGACGAATTAAAAGAAACCGAGGTTAAATTCCAACCAATGTTACGCGTACTAGGAGGCATTAAGAAATGA
- the menD gene encoding 2-succinyl-5-enolpyruvyl-6-hydroxy-3-cyclohexene-1-carboxylic-acid synthase yields the protein MTNHEQMLTDYLAAYIEELVQAGVKEAIISPGSRSTPLALMMAEHPILKIYVDVDERSAGFFALGLAKASKRPVVLLCTSGTAAANYFPAVAEANLSQIPLIVLTADRPHELRNVGAPQAMDQLNLYGTHVKDFTDMALPENSEEMLRYAKWHGSRAVDIAMKTPRGPVHYNFPLREPLVPVLEPSPYIARGKQHHHVHIYYTHEVLEDRAIQKMVRDCIGKKGVFVVGPIDKKEIEQPLVDLAKKLGWPILADPLSGLRSYGALDDVVIDQYDAFLKEIEILPNIAPEVVIRFGSMPVSKPLKNWLESLADIRFYVVDPGAAWKDPIKAVTDMIHCDERFLLDTLQQHMPGDAKNANWLNKWVMYNKTARQILFTEMANTTTLEEGKIVAELRRLLPDKAGLFIGNSMPIRDVDTYFPQIDKKIKMLANRGANGIDGVVSSSLGASVVFQPMFLLIGDLSFYHDMNGLLMAKKYKMNLTIIIVNNDGGGIFSFLPQAKEPKYFESLFGTSTELDFRFAAAFYDANYHEANSVDMLEDAVDKATFHKGLDIIEVKTNRHENKANHQALWDKIGTALKALD from the coding sequence ATGACAAACCACGAACAAATGCTGACAGATTATTTGGCCGCATATATTGAAGAACTTGTACAAGCCGGTGTGAAAGAAGCCATCATTAGTCCAGGTTCACGCTCCACACCACTTGCACTAATGATGGCAGAGCATCCAATTTTGAAGATTTACGTGGATGTTGATGAACGCTCGGCGGGCTTTTTTGCACTCGGTCTAGCGAAAGCATCGAAACGTCCAGTTGTTCTGCTTTGTACTTCTGGAACAGCTGCAGCGAATTATTTCCCGGCTGTTGCAGAAGCGAATTTATCACAAATTCCATTAATTGTTCTCACTGCTGATCGCCCGCATGAACTAAGAAATGTTGGTGCTCCGCAAGCTATGGATCAGTTGAATTTATACGGTACCCACGTGAAAGATTTTACGGATATGGCATTGCCTGAAAATAGTGAAGAAATGCTTCGTTATGCAAAATGGCATGGTAGTCGTGCCGTCGATATCGCTATGAAAACACCACGTGGCCCCGTGCACTATAATTTTCCACTACGCGAACCACTTGTCCCAGTTTTAGAACCTTCGCCGTATATTGCAAGAGGAAAACAACATCATCATGTACATATTTATTATACGCATGAAGTATTGGAAGATAGAGCTATTCAAAAAATGGTTCGAGATTGCATAGGCAAAAAAGGTGTTTTCGTTGTAGGACCAATTGATAAAAAAGAAATTGAGCAGCCACTTGTTGACTTAGCGAAGAAATTAGGGTGGCCAATTCTCGCTGATCCGCTGTCTGGTCTTCGCTCGTATGGTGCACTGGATGATGTGGTAATCGACCAATATGACGCTTTCTTGAAAGAAATAGAAATTTTACCGAATATAGCTCCAGAAGTCGTGATTCGTTTCGGGAGTATGCCTGTCTCTAAACCACTTAAAAATTGGTTAGAAAGTCTAGCAGATATTCGTTTTTATGTGGTAGATCCTGGTGCAGCTTGGAAGGATCCAATTAAAGCGGTAACCGATATGATTCACTGTGATGAACGTTTCTTGCTAGATACACTACAACAACATATGCCTGGTGATGCAAAAAATGCAAATTGGCTGAATAAATGGGTCATGTATAATAAAACAGCACGCCAAATTCTCTTTACGGAAATGGCTAATACTACAACCTTAGAAGAAGGGAAAATAGTAGCTGAATTACGTCGGTTGCTACCAGATAAAGCTGGCTTGTTTATCGGTAATAGTATGCCGATCCGTGATGTAGATACGTACTTCCCACAAATTGATAAAAAAATAAAAATGCTTGCTAACCGGGGAGCAAATGGTATTGACGGGGTAGTTTCATCCTCTTTAGGCGCAAGTGTTGTTTTCCAACCGATGTTTTTACTGATTGGTGATTTGTCCTTTTATCATGATATGAATGGTTTACTTATGGCGAAAAAATATAAGATGAACTTGACGATTATTATTGTTAATAATGATGGCGGTGGGATTTTTTCGTTTTTACCTCAAGCAAAGGAACCTAAATATTTTGAGTCACTTTTTGGTACTTCTACTGAATTGGACTTTCGTTTTGCTGCGGCGTTTTATGATGCGAATTATCATGAAGCGAATTCTGTTGATATGTTAGAAGATGCTGTCGATAAAGCAACTTTCCATAAAGGCTTAGATATTATTGAAGTGAAAACCAATCGTCATGAAAATAAAGCAAACCATCAAGCGCTTTGGGATAAAATCGGTACTGCTTTAAAGGCATTAGATTAA
- the menH gene encoding 2-succinyl-6-hydroxy-2,4-cyclohexadiene-1-carboxylate synthase produces the protein MQINGQKYHVSTFFSGEEKPVLLMLHGFTGTSGTYHDAIKSLKERYNIVVPDLLGHGRTANPDLQERYSMGHTCEDLAEILRQLEIQQCFVLGYSMGGRVATGFAASHPEKVQGLILISSSPGLLHEADREKRMLADNQLADRIEQNGIQAFVDYWENLPLFASQRNLPNHMKVKIRDERLAQKPLGLAMSLRGIGTGKQASYWDHLGNFTFPVLLITGKLDMKFENTAQEMLQYLPNATHVTIKQAGHAVYLEQPTTFLSQINNWLEVNLKEEEK, from the coding sequence ATGCAGATAAATGGACAAAAGTATCATGTTTCCACTTTTTTTAGTGGGGAAGAGAAGCCAGTTCTACTCATGCTTCATGGCTTTACTGGAACTAGCGGGACTTATCATGACGCTATCAAGAGTCTAAAAGAGCGTTATAACATTGTTGTGCCTGATTTACTTGGTCACGGGAGGACTGCTAACCCGGATTTGCAGGAGCGCTATTCGATGGGGCATACTTGTGAAGACTTGGCGGAAATCTTGCGTCAACTAGAAATACAACAATGTTTTGTGCTTGGCTACTCGATGGGTGGGCGGGTTGCCACGGGTTTTGCGGCAAGCCATCCTGAAAAAGTACAGGGACTTATCTTAATAAGTAGTTCACCTGGCCTCTTACATGAAGCTGACCGGGAAAAACGAATGTTAGCGGATAATCAATTAGCAGATAGGATTGAACAAAATGGCATCCAAGCATTCGTTGACTACTGGGAAAATTTACCACTATTTGCATCTCAACGAAACTTACCAAACCACATGAAAGTAAAAATAAGAGATGAACGATTGGCGCAAAAACCACTTGGACTAGCGATGAGTTTGCGTGGAATAGGTACTGGCAAACAAGCTTCTTACTGGGACCATTTGGGAAACTTTACTTTTCCAGTTTTATTAATTACTGGTAAGCTGGATATGAAATTTGAAAATACAGCGCAGGAGATGCTGCAATACTTACCAAACGCAACCCATGTTACGATAAAACAAGCTGGGCATGCTGTTTATCTAGAACAACCAACTACTTTCCTAAGTCAGATAAACAACTGGCTGGAAGTTAATTTAAAGGAGGAAGAAAAATGA
- a CDS encoding 1,4-dihydroxy-2-naphthoate polyprenyltransferase — protein sequence MSKASKPVLTKQTGFQKWWTLLRPHTLVASFVPVFLGTSVAMSYTGFHFTRFLVMLVACFFIQTSANLFNEYFDYKKGQDDEHSVGNGGAIVRNGMRPGFILFLAIFLYILSILGGVYLSIELNWYVGLLGAICMLVGFLYTGGPYPIAYTPFGEVMAGFFMGGIITFISFYIQAEFISSFIVYVSIPVMVLVGNLLLANSIRDLDPDKKNGRHTLAIILGRKWATVLFAAAFLFSYVFELALIFTQDAPWWTLLILLSLPEAVRAVKRFIGKSSPITMVPAMKSTSKALTIFGITLALAYLLSLLSRNLFM from the coding sequence ATGTCTAAAGCTTCAAAACCTGTACTTACAAAACAAACTGGTTTTCAAAAATGGTGGACCTTGCTTCGTCCACATACGCTTGTTGCCTCATTTGTACCTGTATTCCTCGGAACAAGTGTCGCAATGAGTTATACCGGTTTTCATTTTACTCGCTTTCTTGTCATGTTAGTTGCTTGTTTCTTCATCCAAACATCAGCTAATTTATTCAATGAATACTTTGATTATAAAAAAGGGCAAGATGATGAGCATTCAGTCGGCAATGGTGGAGCCATCGTTCGCAATGGTATGCGACCTGGATTTATTTTATTCCTCGCAATCTTTTTATACATTTTATCCATCCTAGGTGGCGTATACTTATCAATAGAACTCAATTGGTATGTGGGATTACTTGGTGCAATTTGTATGCTTGTTGGTTTCTTATACACCGGTGGCCCTTATCCTATTGCCTACACTCCATTTGGTGAAGTGATGGCAGGATTCTTTATGGGAGGCATTATTACGTTTATTTCCTTCTACATTCAAGCTGAATTTATTAGTTCATTTATCGTCTATGTTTCTATTCCAGTAATGGTGCTCGTTGGTAACTTGTTACTCGCTAATAGTATTCGCGATTTAGATCCCGATAAGAAAAACGGACGTCACACACTTGCCATCATACTGGGACGCAAATGGGCTACCGTACTATTTGCCGCTGCTTTTCTTTTCAGCTATGTATTTGAACTTGCGCTTATTTTTACACAAGATGCTCCTTGGTGGACATTACTCATTCTCCTTAGCTTGCCAGAAGCAGTTCGTGCCGTTAAGCGATTCATTGGTAAATCTTCGCCAATCACCATGGTTCCAGCAATGAAATCAACTTCTAAGGCGTTAACTATCTTTGGAATAACACTAGCACTTGCATACCTATTAAGCTTATTATCAAGAAACTTATTCATGTAA
- a CDS encoding o-succinylbenzoate--CoA ligase: protein MDMTNWLQKRVRLSPKETALVFEGKAETFEEIYQAIENLAGKLFFQGVRKDDRVAILGKNDRLTFLLIHALQQIGAETLFLNNRLTKKEIAYQLENAKVKEVIVSDAFFDKVNSGISYTELIQGEYTQPDFLTTWDLTKVASIMYTSGTTGKPKGVIQTYDNHWWSAVSSVLNLGLTERDSWLCAVPIFHISGLSIMMRSVIYGIPVYLEEHFDEAKITKMLLSGEISTISVVTSMLERLLRVHDGGYHSNLRTVLLGGGPANKATLEVCKARNIPLVQSFGMTETASQIVTLSPKEALTKIGSSGKALFPAEVKIAADGEILLKGPSITPGYLHNEEATKKAFLDGWFKTGDIGYLDEAGFLFVLERRSDLIISGGENIYPTEIEQVISSYEPVQEVAVVGKADLKWGSVPVAYIVASDDFNEADLQTICQTNLASYKIPKQFVLVEGLPKTASGKIKRNQLKEN from the coding sequence ATGGACATGACAAACTGGCTTCAAAAACGAGTGCGGCTTTCTCCCAAGGAAACCGCGCTCGTTTTTGAAGGAAAAGCGGAAACATTTGAAGAAATATACCAAGCTATAGAAAATTTAGCAGGTAAATTGTTTTTTCAAGGTGTGAGAAAAGACGATAGGGTAGCCATCCTTGGGAAAAATGACCGGCTGACATTCTTGCTGATTCACGCTTTACAGCAAATAGGTGCGGAGACGTTATTTCTTAATAATCGCTTGACTAAAAAAGAAATAGCTTACCAACTCGAAAATGCCAAAGTAAAAGAAGTAATTGTTTCAGATGCTTTTTTCGACAAAGTGAATTCTGGTATTAGTTATACTGAGTTAATACAAGGGGAATACACACAACCCGATTTTTTAACAACATGGGATTTGACAAAAGTTGCTTCTATTATGTATACATCAGGTACTACTGGGAAGCCAAAAGGCGTCATCCAAACTTATGATAATCATTGGTGGAGTGCGGTTTCTTCTGTATTAAATCTGGGGTTAACTGAACGTGACAGCTGGCTTTGTGCAGTACCAATTTTTCATATTAGTGGTTTATCTATTATGATGCGTTCGGTGATTTATGGGATTCCGGTATATTTGGAAGAACATTTTGATGAAGCAAAGATTACTAAAATGCTTTTGTCTGGAGAAATTTCGACAATTTCCGTAGTTACTTCTATGTTAGAAAGATTACTCCGTGTTCATGACGGTGGATACCATTCGAATTTACGAACCGTATTGCTTGGCGGTGGACCTGCGAATAAAGCCACATTGGAAGTTTGTAAAGCGCGAAATATCCCGCTGGTACAATCGTTTGGTATGACTGAAACGGCATCACAAATTGTGACTCTCTCACCAAAAGAAGCGCTGACTAAAATCGGTTCTTCCGGAAAAGCTTTATTCCCAGCGGAAGTAAAAATTGCTGCTGATGGGGAAATTTTACTGAAAGGTCCCTCCATAACGCCAGGGTACTTGCACAATGAGGAAGCTACGAAAAAAGCATTTTTGGATGGCTGGTTTAAAACAGGTGATATTGGTTATTTGGATGAAGCGGGTTTTTTGTTTGTGTTAGAAAGACGCTCTGATTTAATTATCTCTGGCGGGGAAAATATTTATCCAACCGAGATTGAACAAGTGATTAGTAGCTATGAACCTGTTCAAGAAGTAGCTGTTGTTGGTAAAGCAGATTTGAAATGGGGAAGTGTTCCAGTTGCTTATATCGTTGCAAGCGATGATTTTAACGAAGCAGACCTACAAACTATTTGTCAGACCAATTTAGCGAGTTATAAGATTCCAAAACAGTTTGTACTCGTAGAAGGTTTACCAAAAACAGCTTCTGGAAAAATTAAACGAAATCAACTGAAGGAAAACTAA
- the menB gene encoding 1,4-dihydroxy-2-naphthoyl-CoA synthase: protein MNFNWQTEKEYEEIKYESYEGIAKITINRPQVHNAFTPKTVTEMIDAFNRARDNSDLGVIILTGEGDKAFCSGGDQKVRGHGGYVGDDQIPRLNVLDLQRLIRVIPKPVIAMVAGWSIGGGNVLQLVCDLTIAADNAKFGQTGPNVGSFDAGYGSGYLARVIGHKKAKEVWFMCRQYTAEEALEMGWINTVVPVADLEKETVSWAKEMLKKSPTALRFIKAAFNADTDGLAGIQQLAGDATLLYYTTDEAKEGRDAFKEKRDPDFDQFPKFP from the coding sequence ATGAATTTTAATTGGCAAACAGAAAAAGAATATGAAGAAATTAAATATGAAAGTTATGAAGGAATCGCTAAAATCACGATCAATCGTCCACAAGTACATAATGCATTTACACCAAAAACTGTGACAGAAATGATTGATGCATTTAACAGAGCACGCGATAATTCTGATCTTGGAGTTATAATCTTAACTGGAGAAGGCGATAAAGCATTTTGTTCTGGCGGGGATCAAAAAGTTCGCGGTCACGGTGGTTATGTTGGTGATGATCAAATACCGCGCTTGAATGTCCTTGATTTACAACGCTTGATTCGTGTTATTCCAAAACCCGTAATTGCAATGGTTGCTGGCTGGTCGATTGGGGGCGGAAATGTCCTTCAACTCGTATGTGACTTAACGATTGCTGCTGATAATGCTAAATTTGGTCAAACTGGACCGAATGTAGGTAGCTTTGATGCTGGTTATGGTTCTGGCTATTTGGCTCGTGTTATTGGTCATAAGAAAGCGAAAGAAGTTTGGTTTATGTGTCGTCAATATACCGCAGAAGAAGCACTTGAAATGGGCTGGATTAACACAGTTGTTCCAGTGGCAGATTTAGAAAAAGAAACAGTTTCTTGGGCAAAAGAAATGCTGAAAAAAAGTCCAACAGCGCTTCGTTTTATCAAAGCTGCTTTCAATGCGGACACAGATGGTTTAGCAGGCATTCAACAATTAGCTGGTGATGCAACACTTCTATATTATACAACGGATGAAGCCAAAGAAGGTCGCGATGCTTTTAAAGAAAAACGTGATCCAGACTTTGACCAATTTCCAAAATTCCCTTGA